In Paraflavitalea devenefica, a single window of DNA contains:
- a CDS encoding GNAT family N-acetyltransferase codes for MVETSRLLISPLNREQLSLYLQANDLFEKSMGLACNNRIVVPAVQDMVTKFTIPRMAHATADNYLFYTFWIVVEKSSRLIVAELGFKGVPTGNGEIEIGYGTMPAHQGKGFMTEAVGGMLGWGRNRPDVTCIVAETDETNAASIRVLLKNHFIQYTRKGNMLWWKYKFEDYSGLIPT; via the coding sequence ATGGTAGAGACATCCCGCTTGTTGATATCTCCGCTCAACAGGGAGCAACTGTCCCTGTACCTGCAGGCCAATGATCTGTTTGAAAAATCAATGGGATTGGCGTGCAATAACAGGATCGTGGTGCCGGCCGTGCAGGACATGGTCACCAAATTTACCATCCCCCGAATGGCCCATGCTACGGCCGATAATTACCTTTTTTATACTTTCTGGATCGTGGTGGAAAAATCGAGCAGGCTCATTGTGGCCGAACTGGGATTCAAGGGCGTCCCCACCGGTAATGGTGAAATAGAGATCGGTTATGGCACCATGCCGGCCCACCAGGGTAAAGGCTTTATGACAGAAGCTGTGGGCGGCATGCTGGGCTGGGGCAGGAACAGGCCCGACGTTACCTGCATAGTAGCTGAAACCGATGAAACGAATGCCGCTTCCATAAGAGTATTACTGAAGAATCATTTTATCCAGTATACCCGGAAGGGGAACATGTTGTGGTGGAAATACAAATTTGAGGATTACTCAGGATTGATCCCAACATAG
- a CDS encoding peptide chain release factor 3 yields MKYSNEIQKRRTFAIISHPDAGKTTLTEKFLLFGGAIQTAGAVKSNKIKKHATSDFMEIERQRGISVATSVMSFEYKGTLINLLDTPGHKDFAEDTYRTLTAVDSVILVVDSVNGVEEQTRRLMEVCRMRDTPVIVFINKMDRDGKNRFDLLEEIEKELKIHLHPMTWPINSGKDFKGVYNLHDKGLLLFTANTKATEEDSIRISDLAEPVLDERLGEKDAALLREDVELVDGVHGELSGEDYMAGKVAPVFFGSAINNFGVKEMLDTFIRIAPIPRCRPTSIREVCPDEDKFSGFIFKIHANLDPKHRDRIAFLRVCSGKFERNKYFHHVRLDKDVRFSNPYTFMARDKDVIEAAFPGDVVGLFDTGNFKIGDTLTEGENFYYTGIPSFSPEIFKEVVNKDPMKTKQLEKGLLQLTDEGVAQLFTQFGGNKKIIGCVGELQFEVIQYRLLQEYGASCEFRAQPYYKACWITSADPKKLDDFTRFKSNNIATDKDGHLVYLAQSEWFLNTERQNNPDIEFHFTSEIHKEAV; encoded by the coding sequence ATGAAATATAGTAACGAGATACAGAAGCGCCGGACCTTTGCCATTATTTCCCACCCCGACGCCGGTAAAACGACCCTGACCGAAAAGTTCCTGTTGTTTGGCGGCGCCATCCAAACGGCTGGTGCAGTAAAAAGCAATAAGATCAAGAAGCACGCCACGAGCGACTTTATGGAGATCGAGCGGCAAAGAGGTATCTCTGTGGCTACCTCGGTAATGAGTTTTGAATACAAGGGCACCCTGATCAACCTGCTGGATACACCGGGCCACAAGGACTTTGCAGAAGATACTTACCGCACCCTGACGGCGGTAGACAGCGTGATCCTGGTGGTGGACAGCGTGAATGGGGTAGAGGAACAAACCCGCCGCCTGATGGAAGTGTGCCGTATGCGCGATACCCCGGTGATTGTGTTCATCAATAAGATGGACCGTGATGGTAAGAACCGCTTTGACCTGCTGGAAGAGATCGAGAAAGAACTGAAGATACACCTGCACCCCATGACCTGGCCCATCAACAGCGGCAAGGATTTTAAAGGGGTGTATAACCTGCATGATAAAGGCCTGCTGTTGTTTACTGCCAATACGAAGGCTACAGAAGAGGATTCCATCCGCATTTCTGACCTGGCCGAGCCCGTACTGGATGAGCGCCTGGGAGAGAAGGATGCGGCCCTGCTGCGGGAAGATGTGGAGCTGGTGGACGGTGTACATGGCGAACTGAGTGGAGAGGATTATATGGCGGGTAAGGTGGCCCCGGTATTCTTTGGCAGCGCCATCAATAATTTCGGGGTCAAGGAGATGCTGGATACTTTTATCCGGATTGCTCCCATACCACGCTGCCGTCCTACCTCTATCCGGGAGGTTTGCCCCGATGAGGACAAGTTCTCCGGCTTTATTTTTAAGATCCATGCCAACCTGGACCCCAAGCACCGCGACCGTATCGCCTTCCTGCGGGTTTGCTCCGGCAAGTTTGAACGCAATAAGTATTTCCACCATGTGCGGCTGGATAAGGATGTGCGCTTCAGCAATCCCTATACGTTCATGGCCCGGGATAAGGACGTGATCGAAGCGGCTTTCCCCGGCGATGTGGTCGGTTTATTCGATACCGGTAATTTCAAGATCGGGGATACCCTGACCGAAGGAGAGAACTTCTATTACACGGGTATACCTTCCTTTTCTCCTGAAATTTTTAAGGAGGTGGTAAATAAAGATCCCATGAAGACCAAGCAATTGGAAAAGGGGTTATTGCAGTTGACGGATGAGGGAGTGGCGCAGTTGTTTACCCAGTTTGGCGGTAATAAGAAGATCATTGGTTGTGTGGGAGAGCTCCAGTTTGAGGTGATCCAATACCGTTTGCTGCAGGAATATGGCGCCTCCTGCGAGTTCAGGGCACAGCCTTATTACAAAGCCTGCTGGATCACCAGCGCCGACCCTAAGAAGCTGGACGATTTTACCCGGTTCAAGAGCAATAATATCGCTACCGATAAAGATGGCCACCTGGTATACCTGGCCCAAAGTGAATGGTTCCTGAATACGGAAAGACAGAATAACCCGGACATTGAGTTTCACTTTACGAGTGAGATCCATAAGGAGGCGGTGTAA
- a CDS encoding aldose 1-epimerase family protein — MFSIENKVIKAVINPKGAELTSLVHKEYALEYMWGGDPAVWGKHSPVLFPIVGTLKNNEYVYKDQAYALSRHGFARDQQFAVESEAADAVTFLIKSNEESLKVFPFVFEFRLRYTLVDSSLAVTYEVTNTGKDDMYFSVGGHPAFKMPLAADTRYEDYYLLFDQVEEAPRWPISPDGLIEDTPQPVLTNTNRLSLTKALFQKDALVLKGLKSSRISLESDVTPRGLTMDFPGFPFFGIWAAKNADFVCLEPWCGIADGVGANQQLTDKEGINKLIAKEVFTRIWTVSVF; from the coding sequence ATGTTTAGTATTGAGAATAAAGTCATTAAAGCAGTGATCAATCCCAAGGGGGCCGAACTGACCAGCCTGGTACATAAAGAATATGCATTGGAGTATATGTGGGGTGGTGACCCGGCGGTGTGGGGCAAGCATTCACCTGTATTGTTTCCCATTGTGGGCACGCTGAAGAACAATGAATATGTGTACAAAGACCAGGCTTATGCGCTGTCCCGGCATGGCTTTGCCCGCGATCAGCAGTTTGCCGTGGAAAGCGAGGCAGCGGACGCCGTTACCTTTCTTATTAAAAGCAATGAAGAGTCCCTTAAGGTATTTCCTTTTGTTTTTGAATTCCGCCTGCGTTATACCCTGGTGGATAGTTCCCTCGCCGTGACTTACGAAGTGACCAATACCGGCAAAGACGATATGTATTTCTCCGTGGGAGGCCATCCCGCATTTAAAATGCCTTTGGCGGCGGATACCCGTTATGAAGATTATTACCTGTTGTTCGACCAGGTAGAGGAGGCGCCCCGCTGGCCCATTTCTCCGGATGGATTGATTGAGGATACGCCACAGCCTGTATTAACCAATACGAACAGGCTGTCCCTGACCAAAGCCTTGTTCCAAAAGGATGCGCTGGTGCTGAAAGGGCTGAAATCGTCCCGTATATCCCTGGAATCGGATGTTACGCCCCGTGGGCTGACGATGGATTTTCCGGGTTTCCCCTTCTTCGGCATCTGGGCGGCTAAGAATGCCGATTTTGTATGCCTGGAGCCCTGGTGCGGCATTGCCGATGGGGTAGGCGCCAATCAGCAACTGACCGATAAGGAAGGCATCAATAAGCTGATCGCCAAAGAGGTGTTTACGCGTATTTGGACGGTGAGTGTGTTTTAA
- a CDS encoding ABC transporter permease, whose translation MRRVFEILGSSLNLTWQEFKSHKIRTLLSLSGVAFGIFCIIGVLAAVNSLEYAVQKDIKALGSNTVYIDKWEYADGGNDYPWWKYVKRPDPAYEEMVMLKKRVPAAANVAFNISTSGSLELDDNTVSGVNYYGITEEFSNIQPIDIQLGRYLQQSDFDYGSNVFVIGYEVAVNLFGNAEKAVGKTVKMKAGKRGLIVGLIKKQGKSIVGGWEYDNSILMPLGFMKEMVREKYSNPIIMVQGKETVPMEQLKDELTGAMRSVRKLKPTQENDFSLNDIDAFSSFASGIFSNINKGGWAIAALSLVVGMFGVANIMFVTVRERTSQIGLKKAIGAKSSTILTEFLLESAFLCIMGGLLGLSGVFMLTLLSTAAGFPVFIAADILLLAISICIVVGVLAGIIPASIAARMNPVEAIRSK comes from the coding sequence ATGCGGCGCGTATTCGAAATATTAGGCAGCAGCCTCAACCTTACCTGGCAGGAATTCAAGTCCCACAAGATCCGCACCCTGCTCTCCCTGAGTGGGGTCGCCTTCGGCATCTTCTGTATCATTGGCGTACTGGCCGCAGTGAACAGCCTGGAATATGCCGTACAGAAAGACATCAAAGCGCTTGGCTCCAATACCGTTTATATTGACAAATGGGAATATGCCGATGGTGGCAACGACTACCCCTGGTGGAAATACGTAAAGCGGCCCGATCCGGCTTACGAAGAAATGGTCATGCTCAAGAAAAGAGTGCCGGCGGCCGCCAATGTAGCTTTCAACATCAGCACTTCCGGCAGCCTGGAGCTGGACGACAACACGGTTTCCGGCGTTAACTACTACGGCATTACAGAAGAGTTCTCCAACATTCAGCCCATAGACATACAACTGGGCCGTTACCTGCAGCAGTCCGACTTTGATTATGGCTCCAATGTATTTGTTATCGGTTACGAAGTAGCCGTCAACCTCTTTGGCAATGCTGAAAAAGCGGTAGGCAAAACCGTCAAAATGAAGGCAGGTAAAAGAGGATTGATCGTAGGGCTCATCAAAAAGCAGGGCAAAAGCATTGTAGGTGGCTGGGAATATGACAACAGTATCCTCATGCCGCTTGGCTTTATGAAAGAGATGGTACGCGAAAAATACAGCAATCCCATCATCATGGTACAGGGCAAGGAAACCGTACCTATGGAACAGTTAAAAGATGAGCTCACGGGCGCTATGCGTTCTGTGCGCAAACTGAAGCCTACCCAGGAAAATGATTTCTCCCTCAATGATATTGACGCTTTCAGCAGCTTTGCCAGTGGCATCTTCAGCAATATCAACAAAGGCGGATGGGCCATTGCTGCGCTCTCGCTGGTAGTGGGCATGTTTGGCGTAGCCAACATCATGTTCGTGACTGTACGGGAACGCACCTCACAGATCGGCCTCAAAAAAGCCATTGGCGCCAAAAGCTCTACCATACTCACCGAATTCCTGCTGGAGTCGGCCTTCCTATGTATCATGGGTGGCCTGCTGGGCTTGTCGGGCGTATTCATGCTCACCCTGCTCTCCACGGCAGCAGGATTCCCCGTTTTCATTGCGGCCGATATCTTACTGCTGGCCATCTCCATCTGCATCGTTGTAGGGGTACTGGCTGGTATCATTCCCGCTTCTATTGCCGCCCGCATGAATCCGGTGGAAGCCATCAGGTCCAAATAA
- the tsaD gene encoding tRNA (adenosine(37)-N6)-threonylcarbamoyltransferase complex transferase subunit TsaD gives MSISILAIESSCDETSAAVCRDGIILSNIIASQKVHEQYGGVVPELASRAHMQNIVPVVDKAMRDAGCSMQHLNAIAFTQAPGLIGALLVGAQFAKSLSLALNIPLIAVHHMQAHVLANLIPTTTNGQPDPKPSFPFLCLTVSGGHTQIVLCESPLNMTVIGETMDDAAGEAFDKSAKILGLPYPGGPLIDKYAQQGNPDRFRFPEPQIPGLNFSFSGLKTAILYFLQENTAADPQFVAKNLPDICASIQQRIITILLNKLKKAAIQTGVKDICIAGGVSANSGLRQTLEQWGQRFRWNTFIPAFQYCTDNAAMIAITGYYKYQAGSFSDLGVSPTARAEWK, from the coding sequence ATGAGCATTTCCATTTTGGCGATAGAGTCTTCCTGCGATGAAACCTCGGCGGCTGTTTGCCGGGACGGTATTATCTTATCCAACATCATTGCCAGCCAGAAAGTGCATGAGCAATACGGTGGCGTGGTGCCGGAGCTGGCTTCCCGGGCGCACATGCAGAACATTGTACCGGTAGTGGATAAAGCGATGCGGGATGCAGGGTGCAGTATGCAGCACCTCAATGCCATTGCCTTTACACAGGCCCCCGGCCTCATCGGTGCTTTGCTGGTAGGCGCCCAGTTTGCCAAATCCCTCTCCCTCGCCCTCAATATTCCCCTCATTGCGGTGCACCACATGCAGGCACATGTATTGGCCAACCTGATCCCAACAACGACCAATGGCCAGCCCGATCCCAAACCCTCCTTCCCCTTCCTTTGCCTCACGGTAAGTGGTGGCCATACCCAGATCGTGCTCTGCGAGTCGCCCCTCAATATGACCGTCATCGGTGAAACCATGGACGATGCAGCGGGGGAAGCATTTGATAAATCGGCCAAGATACTGGGACTACCCTATCCCGGCGGACCGCTGATAGACAAATATGCCCAACAGGGAAATCCCGACAGGTTCAGGTTTCCCGAGCCCCAGATACCCGGACTTAATTTCAGCTTCAGTGGCCTTAAAACAGCCATCCTCTATTTCCTGCAGGAAAACACGGCCGCTGATCCCCAATTTGTAGCCAAAAACCTGCCGGACATTTGCGCTTCCATCCAGCAGCGCATCATTACCATCCTCCTGAATAAACTCAAAAAAGCCGCTATTCAAACAGGGGTCAAAGACATTTGTATTGCCGGCGGCGTATCGGCCAATAGCGGACTACGCCAGACCCTGGAGCAATGGGGACAGCGGTTCAGGTGGAATACCTTTATCCCCGCATTCCAATACTGCACCGACAATGCCGCCATGATTGCCATCACAGGTTATTACAAGTACCAGGCTGGCAGCTTCAGTGACCTGGGCGTTAGTCCCACGGCCCGGGCAGAATGGAAGTAG
- a CDS encoding tRNA1(Val) (adenine(37)-N6)-methyltransferase: MANSYFQFKQFTIHQDQCAMKVCTDACILGAWFAAKLPDYYNILDIGSGTGLLMLMLAQQTESEIHGIEIDLAAFKQLKENVGQNGWKERLRVFPGDARTYSFPLKYNFIISNPPFFENDLPSDADAEQVAKHSKMLKLEELVQAIDDNLDSQGSFGVLLPFHRWSYFHELATRQGFHLVEHLTVKQTPRHTPFRSILQYSRHKENFAPEYELIIQKEEGGYTDDFIELLKNYYLYL; encoded by the coding sequence ATGGCCAATAGCTACTTTCAGTTTAAACAATTTACCATTCACCAGGACCAATGTGCGATGAAAGTATGCACCGATGCCTGCATACTGGGCGCCTGGTTTGCAGCCAAGCTACCCGATTACTACAATATACTTGACATTGGCAGCGGAACAGGCTTATTAATGTTGATGCTGGCGCAGCAAACCGAATCAGAAATACATGGTATTGAAATAGACCTCGCCGCTTTTAAACAACTGAAAGAAAACGTAGGACAGAACGGCTGGAAAGAAAGGCTGCGGGTATTTCCGGGTGATGCCCGTACCTACTCCTTTCCCCTGAAATACAACTTTATCATCAGCAATCCCCCCTTCTTTGAAAACGACCTTCCTTCCGATGCGGATGCGGAACAGGTAGCGAAGCACAGCAAAATGCTGAAGCTGGAGGAACTGGTACAGGCCATTGATGACAACCTGGATAGCCAGGGCAGCTTTGGTGTATTACTTCCTTTCCATCGCTGGAGCTACTTTCATGAACTGGCCACCCGCCAGGGCTTCCACCTCGTAGAACACCTGACCGTAAAACAAACACCCCGCCACACTCCTTTCCGGTCCATCTTACAATACAGCCGGCACAAAGAAAACTTTGCACCGGAATACGAGCTCATCATCCAAAAAGAAGAAGGCGGGTATACGGATGATTTTATAGAATTGCTGAAGAACTATTATTTGTATTTGTGA
- a CDS encoding NAD(P)-dependent oxidoreductase codes for MIRIGLIREGKIPSDNRVALTPAQCKWIHKNSGDVQIVVQSSPQRCFTDKEYRQAGVEVKEDVNDCDILFGIKEVPVSMLIPGKTYLFFSHTRKKQPYNQALFRAMMNHQITLIDYECLEHEDGQRIIGFGFFAGVVGAHNGMMAWGKRSGAYDLVRVCEQKSFHELIHTYFGLRIPAIKIVVTGSGRVAHGILEIMNLMGVHEVEPDEYLQRQYTYPVYTQLKGGDLYQHRSSGAYNRAHFHEQPEEYTGKFLPYARETDVLMNGIYWDKNIPRLFEAQDIRESSFRIQTIADITDDAHGSVPINLGDQTIADPVYGVDRRTLQKTAPYLPGSIDVMAVGNLPNELPRDASRYFGEQLIKYILEDLVKRNGSGVIQRATMLDKGKLTPHFDYLSDYAGV; via the coding sequence ATGATCAGGATAGGATTGATACGGGAAGGAAAAATACCTTCAGACAACCGCGTAGCCCTTACCCCGGCTCAATGTAAATGGATCCATAAGAACTCAGGTGATGTACAGATCGTCGTGCAATCGTCCCCGCAGCGTTGCTTTACTGACAAGGAATACCGGCAGGCGGGGGTTGAAGTAAAGGAGGACGTGAATGACTGCGATATTCTTTTTGGCATCAAGGAAGTGCCTGTTAGTATGCTGATCCCCGGCAAAACCTACCTGTTTTTCTCCCATACCCGCAAAAAGCAGCCTTATAACCAGGCTTTGTTCCGCGCCATGATGAATCATCAGATCACGCTGATTGATTATGAGTGCCTGGAGCATGAGGATGGTCAGCGTATTATTGGTTTTGGTTTTTTTGCCGGTGTGGTAGGCGCCCACAATGGTATGATGGCCTGGGGCAAACGTTCCGGCGCTTATGACCTGGTACGGGTGTGTGAACAAAAGAGCTTTCATGAACTGATCCATACTTATTTTGGTTTGCGTATCCCGGCCATTAAGATCGTGGTAACCGGCAGCGGACGGGTGGCGCATGGCATCCTGGAGATCATGAACTTGATGGGTGTGCATGAAGTGGAGCCGGATGAATACCTGCAACGGCAATACACGTATCCTGTATATACCCAACTGAAAGGAGGCGATCTTTACCAACATCGTTCCAGTGGGGCGTATAACCGTGCCCATTTTCATGAGCAGCCGGAGGAATATACGGGCAAATTTCTGCCTTATGCCCGTGAAACCGATGTGCTGATGAATGGTATTTACTGGGATAAAAATATTCCCCGCCTGTTTGAGGCGCAAGACATCCGTGAGTCTTCTTTCCGTATACAAACGATTGCTGATATTACCGATGATGCACATGGTTCCGTGCCCATTAACCTCGGCGACCAGACGATTGCAGATCCCGTATATGGTGTAGACCGCCGGACGCTACAAAAGACAGCGCCCTATCTGCCCGGGAGCATTGATGTAATGGCGGTGGGTAACCTGCCCAATGAACTGCCCCGTGATGCCAGCCGCTATTTTGGCGAACAGCTTATTAAGTATATACTGGAAGACCTGGTCAAGCGTAATGGATCGGGGGTTATACAGCGGGCCACCATGCTGGATAAAGGAAAACTCACACCACACTTTGATTATTTGAGTGACTATGCCGGCGTTTGA
- a CDS encoding globin domain-containing protein: MMQLTHEQVALIKKSWTVFRTMDPRLVCEVFYGKLFYEHPSLRRMFPRDMEEQYNKLMDMLNRIVARLDHHADMTAEIQAMGKRHAAYGVKPEQYEPVGEALLWTLEQGLGADWNEEVKQAWRTCYTHLATVMLEAAKTP; this comes from the coding sequence ATGATGCAGCTTACTCATGAACAGGTAGCATTGATCAAAAAAAGCTGGACGGTCTTCCGCACCATGGATCCCAGGCTGGTGTGCGAGGTATTCTATGGGAAATTATTCTATGAGCATCCCTCCCTGCGACGTATGTTTCCCCGGGATATGGAGGAGCAATACAACAAACTCATGGATATGCTCAACAGGATCGTGGCACGGCTGGACCACCATGCAGACATGACGGCCGAAATACAGGCCATGGGCAAAAGGCATGCAGCCTATGGCGTAAAGCCGGAACAGTACGAACCTGTAGGAGAAGCCCTGCTCTGGACATTGGAACAGGGCCTGGGGGCCGACTGGAATGAAGAAGTAAAACAGGCCTGGCGCACCTGCTATACCCACCTGGCCACGGTGATGCTGGAAGCAGCCAAAACGCCTTAG